A window of Loxodonta africana isolate mLoxAfr1 chromosome 3, mLoxAfr1.hap2, whole genome shotgun sequence genomic DNA:
GACCCTGATCCCCTACTGACAACCTCATGCCAAAGGTCCCTTTTTGATTCCATGGAGCAACTGatttcccagttttttttttcctgaaagcgGTAGCAGTAATAGTCAACATTTATTCAGCCCTTTACAAAGGGCTTTTGGAAGCCCCCAGAGATGAGGAGGGGGCTCTTAGGCACATAAAAAAGGCCAAGGCAATTCAGGAGTGTCCCCAGGGACTCTACACCTCATTTTTGTGTTTCCTGTGCCTCCATGCAGTATCCAGCACATAACAGGTGCATAATTAAGGTTTGTTGGAAGGACATATGGGGGGGGGTCTAGAGAGGAGAAAGGGAGTGCAGAGAGGATGATGTAAGAATGGAGGAATACAAACAGTCACAAATTGcatctaaagaaaaagaaaaaaaaataggaaaagaggaggaagagatgTAGAATCAGGGAGGATTTGGTGGGAGGGGAAGGGTAAGGTTGTCAGCCTGTGCAAAATCAGGGAATTTGAGGTTTCAGGGCATCCCACAGAGCTGGTAAATGAGAGGCTGCTTCCAGCCCTCACTTAGGCTGCTTTTCAGAGGTTTCTTAACTGAAGAATAGGTCAGCAGAACACACGGAGGATGAGATCCAGGACATCTAGGAGTTTGTGGAATTtaagagaataaaaggaaaagagagggGAGAATGTAGAATTTCCTCCAGTTTCTAGCAATTTGAATAATGGAGAAAACCTACTAGAAGGCCTCTCTTTTCCCCCTTGAAGCAGTTTGGCCCTGGGTGGGGGCTCCACCTGCAGACCCCTAGGACTTTTGGTCTGAAACAGGACTGCACCAGAACCTGGCACGTGACCCAGCTGGCAGCTCTCTCTTCCAGACACAAGTGCTTCACTTTCATCATGGCCCTGCCAGCCTGGCAGCCTGTGCCCACCCACCACCCTCAGCCTAAAGTAGACCCTTCCCTGACTCCCACCCTTCCCTAACTATCTGGGAATCTAGGAAGCAGAGGCTCCATCATGGGGTTTCCTCTAGGGCTGCCGGGGCCAGAAAGGGAGAACTGAAATGTTAATTTACAGCTCATTGCCTTTGTTTCACACAGTGCTTTGGAGCAAATGAATaacccccctccccctcctctcaGTGGTACCCCCCTACTCTGAACTTCTTTTCCCTCCCCATCCTAGTCCCTTTCCTCGAAACACTTTGCCCCCACCCTTACCCCACCCCATCCTAACTTTCTGAAGTGTTAGATTGGCTTGGCACAGGTCGGAGAAAAGTAAGGGTTGGGCTGACTGCACATTGGATCCAGGTTAATTTTAGTTCCTGGGCTTTATCTCCTTACATTCCTCCTTCGCCTTTACTCAGCAAGCACAGCCTGGCTGGTGATTTTAAATAGGCCCCCCGACCTTTCCACTGAAGTGTCCTGTTTCAGGGCTTCCCCTGGGAAGTGCTGGAGTGGAGGAAGGTGAAGGAGCAGAGAGGGAGGTGGAGCTGCGCCCGAGGGAGGGGTGCGTTGCGGCCAAAGCTCTGCCCCATGCTGCGCTGGCTGTGACCCAAATAACTTTGCCTTGCAGGTCAACACTGGACTTACGAGGGTAAGAACGGAACCCGAGGGCCCTTCCTCCTGCTGCCCCTTTCACACTAGGACCTCtttccactgccatcgagttgattccgactcatagcgaccctacaggacagagcagaactgtcccgaagggttttcaaggctgtacattttaacggaagcagactgcccacatctttctcatgaggagcagctggtgtttttgaaccttttggttggcagccaagtgctttataaccaccgcactaccagggctcctgggaccTCCTCACCTGGCAGGAAGATTAATATTGTGTGGGCAGGGAGAGGTTTCTTTAGCTTCTCACCCCAGCTCCCTTCCTTCCCCATCTCCTCGTGCTCTGGGTTTTGCATATATGGCTCCTAGACCCTATTCTTACCATCGAATCCGGCATCTCCTGATTGGGCAGAAAAGCTAGGTAGGTCCTCAGTAAATCTATGTGGGAGTGAGGGAGCTGGAGTGGAAAGGAAACTAGGTGGGGAAAGGAACCCTGAGCTTAGCTGCCAATTCCCCTCCTGGCCCTCTATCTGAATTGATCCCACCTGCCCAACCTGAACTGTGAATTGGGACAGAGCTTGATGTCAAGGCTGAAGACCCTGGCAGGGTAGTTCGTGACCCTGGGGAAAATGGAGCTCAATTCCTTTGTCCTTTGATCAATGACTTAACCAAACTCCAGAGCCAAAGTGAGGCCCAATGTAAGAGCAAGAAATGAAGGATGGAAAGTCAGGACATCTGAATCCCAAGGCCAATTGAAGGGGACCCCAAAGAGAGCTGATCTCTTTAGGCTCATTTTATTTCACCTGTTTTCCTACTCCTACTTGCCAATCCCATCTCTTAGGGTATGCAGGCTTTCTATCCATCCCCCTCCTCTCCTCATTCAGCTTTCTTGTCCTTAAACTACAGGTAAGTGAAAGAGCTACCACCCCCCATTTATTGAGAGTTGGGGAATCATCATTGCCTCTGGATAGGTGAGGGGAACTGCAGCCTAAAGTCCAGCAGGGACTCCTACCTCACCCACCTTGCACAATTGGGGTCTTAACTGGGTGTGGAGGTGGGAAGTGCATTTCTACCCCCACAGATATGTAACTTGGTGGGAAGGGGGTGCTGGAGAAGGGTGGCTGGGGCTGGAGAGCAGGACAAATTTCCTTGGTAACCCCCACCAGGCCCACATGGTCAGGATCATTGGCCAGCCTCTTACCCTGAATGTGGAGGCAATGCCCAGTCCCCCATCGACATCCAGACAGACAGTGTGACATTTGACCCTGAGTTGCCTGCTCTGCAGCCTCATGGATATGACCAGCCTGGCACTGAGCCTCTGGACTTACACAATAATGGCCACACAGGTAAGAGCTCCAAGGTGTAGGCTCCAGGTCCAATCTTAGGATTTAGGAGAAAGAAGCATTCTCCTAACTTCTGAATTCTCAGGTTTCAACCATGAATATGGGGTATAAGAATGGGGATCAGGCTCCTATGGCCGAGGTAGAAATTCAAAGTCTATGTTCAAGCTTTATGGGTGGATTAGTATCATAGCATTGACTTGATCCCTTCTgggaaaagggggagtgtgctaggAAAGCTTTGGTCCATTGGAGGAATAGGGTGCTATTAAAGGAGGGAGACCGAAAAAGCTGGTTACATCTCCCTAGAAATGATGGCAACCCAGGGCTGGGAATGTATCCACATTCTTCCACCAACTCTAGGTTGCTCTCTTTTCCTCACAGTGCAACTCTCTCTGCCCCCTACGCTGTACTTGGAAGGATTTCCCCGAAGATATGTAGCTGCTCAACTCCACTTGCACTGGGGTCAGAAAGGGTCCCCAGGGGGGTCAGAGCATCAGATCAACAGTGAAGCCACAGCTGCAGAGGTACCAGGGTACAAAGAGCTTGGACTGGGACACAGTTTCAGGGCTGGTCAGTGCTGAGGACAAGAAGAATCTGAACACTGAGATAAGTTACTGTGGGGAAATAAGACCAACTTTTGTGAGACAGACTTAGGGGATGTTGGGGGTGGGAGTGATTAAGATCAAGGACTAGGAAAGGGAAGTGAAACATTAAATGATTCAATTCCTTTTGCCTTCACTCAGCTCCACATTGTACATTATGACTCTGATTCCTATGACAACTTGAATGAGGCTGCTCAGAGGCCTCAGGGCCTGGCTGTCCTGGGCATCTTAATTGAGGTCAGTGGCCCCAAATCCTTCCCTaggtctctctccactctctgtgCATTCTTTAGTCCTGTTCTGCCATGTCTGTCCATTTACTCTGTACATGGACTCTTACTCCAAACCCTCTTCCTTTCATTCCCTCctaggtgggagagaccaagaaTCCAGCGTATGAGCACATTCTGAGTCACTTGCATGAAATCAGGCACAAAGGTGAGCCCTAAAAATCTACAGTAGGAGGAAGTGAGATTAGACTTTAGGGAAACTTCCAAACTGGCCTAAGAGACCTGAAATGAGGCAAGTTAGGGGCCGGGGGATTTTGCTGCTGGGAGCCCTGTCTAAGTAAGCTAGGGGCCAGTGAGAGGAAGATGAGTCCTGGTCTGTTCTCCCCAGATCAGAAGACCTCAGTGCCTCCCTTCAACATGAGAGAGCTGCTCCCCCCACAGCTGGGGCGGTTCTTCCGTTACAATGGCTCGCTAACCACGCCCCCTTGCTACCAGAGTGTGCTCTGGACAGTCTTCAGTGGAAGGGCCCAGATTTCGATGGGCCAGGTGAGTGGTGGAGAGGTGAGGCAGCAGACAGACCTAGTTGTAACCTCAGACCCCTTTGCCACTCCCCAAAGTGACCCTTCTTCCCTAATCCTACTGTTCTGCTCCTCAGCTGGAAAAGCTTCAGGAGACATTGTTTTCCACTGAAGAGGAGCCCTCCGAGCTCCTGGTACAGAACTACCGAGCTCCCCAGCCTCTCAATCAGCGATCGGTCTTTGCTTCTTTCATTCAAGGTGACTTAAAAAGAGACAGGAAATTGGAGAACTCAAAGGGCAGGCATTGGGGAGCCTCTGGGAAGGAAAAAGGCTAAGAGGGGAAGGTGTCTCCAGGACTTGCTTGGACTGGGGACAACCCCCAACCCCTGGTGTCCAGGTGATTTTCCCAGGCACAGAAGCAGAGCATGCTGCCCACAGCCGGGATGGGGATCTGAAGTCCCACTGACTCAGGTTTTCTTGCCTTATAGTGGGATCCATATATACCACAGGTAAGGCAATCCTACCCAGCTGCTGggggtgtggggggtggggagtgacTTCAGCAAGTGGGATAAAGGTGTCAATGCTAGGCTGACACCTTCCATCTTTACCTCCCCAGGTGAAATGCTGGGTCTAGGTGTGGGAATCTTGGCTGGCTGTCTCTGCCTTCTGCTGGCCGTTTATTTCATCGTTAGAAAGATTCGGTGAGGTTCTACTTTCTATACACCCAGTCCTTTCTTTTCTATTGAAAACCATTATCCTATTGCCCCTCTAATCTGCTTCACCTAGGACACTAGTCATTTCCATGAACTTTTCCCCCTTTCAGGAAGAAGAGGCTGAGAAACCAGAAAAGTGTAGTCTTCACCTCAGCACAAGCCACCACTGAAGCATAGACTCCATCTCAGACATCCTGGATGCCTTCTCTTCATGCCTATCAGGGAGCTTCTAAAATGGGGAGCAGGGATTGGCCATAAATGCTATAGGAGTAGTGGGCAGACACCCCTCCTTCCTCTGGACATCCCCTACAGAGATGCATGGACCCAGGCTTTCAATCAAGGAAGAATAGCAGAGCCTTCACCCTCTCAAAACATGCAGGAGATGAGGAGATTCCTGTGCTGTCAATGCAGACGGCAAACTTCATTAGTTGTAGGGGAATTCCAAAGTCCCCTGACTCCCTcacctttctgtccctttctctagACATACTGCAGGGTCTCCTCTTAGGACAGGGGGTGGCTGTTGTTAGAGTTATATTTTTTTGCTCagtatatttggaaattaaatttTCTGACTCCACCTCTGGTGAGAGAGTTCCTTAATCTCTTAGATGGTGGAGGTGGACGAAGGATAGCGGAAAAAGAAGCATGGGTGATTAACCCCTTCGGTCCCAGTCCTGGAAGGGGAAGATCCACTTCTGGAAAATAGCCCCAAGTCTCTGATGTGTTAAATTCCCAGCACAGGTTTCTGCCCTGGAACTGAAGCTATGCCTGGAAGAGACCAGGGGTTGCCAGGTTAAGAAGGAAGCTGGACAAGAAACACGAGAGGGCAGAAATCTCAATTAACATGTTATCCTCACCCTTAAAAGCCAAGTTCCCCCGCAATTATAAAGTCCTTTTTATTAGTCAAAATCACAATCACCTTGATTAAAAGGATGGCACACTCCACCCTCAGCAGAAAATGATACAGTTCATAGAAAACCTCCCCGCCCACcccaacccaattaaaaactagaaaaaaatctGCCCTCCTTCCCTGCGATGTCATGGTAGTGACTCCTACAGCGGCACTGCACCTCTGGAGTGGCCAGCTCATGGCAGCACCCTCCACTTCACCTTGGGGAGAGGAGGGGTGCTGGTGGTCGAGGAGGTTAAAaccattagttccagtaattcCAGTTCTCAACCCCAAACATgcacttccttcctttccctcagGGCCTGGGAAAGGGGGGTAGATATAAGCCCAGCCATGAGGGGGAATCTGAGGAGGGAAAACCTAGCCCAAGGAGGTTAGGAGAAGAATTCCAGCgtacctccctcctccccacccgaCTCAAGAAGAAAAAAGGCAGTATGGGGTCTTTATCACACCAAAAATGGTTCCCCTCAGACCTGAGAAAAAGACCAAGATGTCCAGTCTGGGGAGAGGATACTGGGAAACTCAGAGCCCATCTACCCTTGAGCCTCCATCAGTTTCATCTCCGGGGCAATGGTTAAGCTAGATCCCTTTTCTTGGCAACCTGCACTGTCCAGAACTGG
This region includes:
- the CA14 gene encoding carbonic anhydrase 14 — its product is MLFFNLLLEVIWILAADGGQHWTYEGPHGQDHWPASYPECGGNAQSPIDIQTDSVTFDPELPALQPHGYDQPGTEPLDLHNNGHTVQLSLPPTLYLEGFPRRYVAAQLHLHWGQKGSPGGSEHQINSEATAAELHIVHYDSDSYDNLNEAAQRPQGLAVLGILIEVGETKNPAYEHILSHLHEIRHKDQKTSVPPFNMRELLPPQLGRFFRYNGSLTTPPCYQSVLWTVFSGRAQISMGQLEKLQETLFSTEEEPSELLVQNYRAPQPLNQRSVFASFIQVGSIYTTGEMLGLGVGILAGCLCLLLAVYFIVRKIRKKRLRNQKSVVFTSAQATTEA